One Helianthus annuus cultivar XRQ/B chromosome 7, HanXRQr2.0-SUNRISE, whole genome shotgun sequence genomic region harbors:
- the LOC110869070 gene encoding LOW QUALITY PROTEIN: G-type lectin S-receptor-like serine/threonine-protein kinase LECRK3 (The sequence of the model RefSeq protein was modified relative to this genomic sequence to represent the inferred CDS: substituted 1 base at 1 genomic stop codon), translating to MARVLYLILSTIFLPFSIVAQQINGNGSIPVGASLIATYNGTPWLSPSGDFAFGFKQIQQKDSFLLSIWYDKIPENTEVWYPKDGPMVPRGSKVELTNGRGLVLSDPQGKEIWTSGSNNSELAYGFMNDTGNFVIVDSISRKIWESFRFPTDTILPTQVMERAEEINSKISETNFSTGRFQLRLLKDGNLILRKRDIPSGILYNVYYRSGTRDDSNATNSGLQVIFDETGYMYILRRSGQIFELNQKDALPSKLYYQRATLDSDGVFTQYFHLKNPTGNTSWEVLWSLPKNICNRIDGTDGSGACGLNNVCSLDVNLANCECPQGFSLLDPNDPNGDCKPDFTPTCDEGYDRERFGFIELTNIDWPESDYVRVQPTTEENCKTFCLQDCFCAVAIYRDKQCWKKKLPLSNGKKDPSLVVKAFLKSRKGDFYQPPPSVFSPKHKSQRSLIVMILSACVLVIFLSNGVICMVFFRIYKRTTKNHYPSNKSVDTNLPCFTYQELVEATNGFKDELGKGAFGIVYKGVIGETTVAVKKLDRVLKDGEKEFXTEVNAIAKTHHKNLVQLLGFCDDGDQRLLVYEYMSNGTLAGFLFGDMRPSWKLRSDVIVGIAKGLAYLHEECSTQVIHCDIKPQNILLDDCYNAKISDFGLAKLLMMDQSRTSTGIRGTKGYVAPEWFRSTPITVKVDVYSFGVLLLEMISCRKSVVINESDSKDVVVVLTDWAWDCYQEGRLEVFLENDLEALDDYKRLTMFVKVGLWCVQENPSMRPTMRKVIQMLEGVVEVNEPQCPFPFSVTYN from the coding sequence ATGGCTAGAGTCCTATATCTCATTCTTTCAACCATCTTTCTACCCTTTTCGATTGTAGCACAACAAATAAATGGAAACGGTTCTATACCAGTGGGTGCATCCCTCATAGCAACATACAATGGCACACCATGGCTCTCACCTTCGGGTGATTTTGCCTTTGGGTTCAAACAAATTCAGCAAAAAGATAGCTTTCTATTATCCATATGGTACGACAAGATACCTGAGAATACCGAAGTCTGGTATCCAAAAGATGGTCCTATGGTGCCTAGAGGATCAAAAGTTGAGCTAACAAATGGGCGTGGGCTCGTACTGAGTGATCCTCAAGGTAAAGAGATATGGACTTCTGGGTCCAATAACTCTGAGCTTGCATATGGTTTTATGAACGATACTGGTAATTTTGTAATTGTTGATAGCATTTCTCGCAAGATCTGGGAGAGCTTTCGCTTTCCAACAGATACCATACTGCCTACTCAGGTTATGGAGAGAGCTGAAGAGATCAATTCAAAGATAAGCGAAACAAACTTCTCTACCGGAAGATTCCAGTTGCGTTTGCTTAAAGATGGCAATCTTATTCTTAGAAAACGCGATATACCATCTGGAATTTTATATAATGTGTACTATAGAAGTGGCACTCGTGATGACTCCAATGCGACGAATTCAGGTTTACAAGTGATCTTTGATGAGACCGGATACATGTATATATTGAGAAGAAGTGGCCAAATTTTTGAACTTAATCAAAAAGATGCACTCCCTTCTAAACTTTATTATCAAAGAGCAACTCTAGATTCTGATGGGGTTTTCACTCAATATTTCCACCTCAAGAATCCTACTGGCAATACAAGTTGGGAAGTTTTATGGTCCCTGCCAAAAAACATATGTAACCGGATCGATGGAACTGACGGTAGCGGAGCTTGTGGTCTTAACAATGTTTGCAGCCTTGATGTTAATCTTGCAAACTGTGAGTGCCCACAAGGATTCTCTTTGCTTGATCCCAATGATCCAAATGGAGATTGCAAGCCTGATTTCACTCCAACCTGCGATGAAGGCTATGATAGAGAGCGATTTGGTTTCATCGAGCTCACTAACATTGATTGGCCAGAATCTGACTATGTTCGTGTGCAGCCGACTACAGAAGAAAATTGCAAAACTTTCTGCCTACAAGATTGTTTTTGTGCTGTTGCAATTTATAGGGACAAACAATGTTGGAAGAAGAAGCTTCCACTCTCAAATGGAAAGAAGGATCCTTCACTAGTTGTGAAGGCCTTCCTGAAATCTCGAAAAGGTGACTTTTACCAACCACCCCCTTCTGTATTTTCACCAAAACATAAAAGTCAGAGAAGCTTGATAGTTATGATCTTAAGTGCATGTGTGCTTGTAATTTTCTTATCCAATGGTGTGATTTGCATGGTCTTCTTTCGGATATACAAGAGGACCACCAAAAATCATTACCCAAGTAACAAATCTGTTGATACCAATCTGCCTTGTTTCACCTATCAAGAATTGGTTGAAGCTACTAACGGGTTCAAGGATGAACTAGGAAAGGGTGCTTTCGGGATAGTCTATAAAGGCGTAATAGGGGAAACAACCGTGGCAGTGAAGAAGTTAGACAGGGTTTTGAAAGATGGTGAAAAGGAATTCTAGACCGAGGTCAATGCTATTGCAAAGACTCATCACAAAAATTTGGTCCAACTTCTTGGTTTTTGTGATGATGGTGATCAACGGCTATTGGTTTATGAGTACATGAGTAATGGCACATTGGCAGGCTTTCTTTTTGGAGACATGAGACCGAGTTGGAAACTAAGAAGTGATGTTATTGTTGGCATCGCAAAGGGACTTGCATACCTCCATGAAGAATGTAGTACCCAAGTCATCCACTGTGACATAAAGCCTCAAAACATACTTCTTGATGATTGCTACAATGCTAAAATTTCTGACTTTGGATTGGCAAAGCTTTTGATGATGGATCAAAGTCGAACGAGTACTGGAATACGAGGAACaaaaggatatgttgctcctGAATGGTTTAGGAGCACCCCGATCACAGTAAAAGTTGATGTCTATAGCTTTGGTGTGTTGCTACTAGAGATGATTTCATGCAGAAAGAGTGTGGTTATTAACGAGAGTGATTCTAAGGATGTGGTGGTGGTTTTAACTGATTGGGCATGGGATTGCTACCAAGAAGGTAGACTGGAAGTGTTTCTTGAGAATGATTTGGAGGCCTTAGATGACTACAAGAGGCTAACGATGTTTGTTAAGGTTGGGCTTTGGTGCGTACAAGAAAACCCTTCAATGCGGCCAACCATGAGGAAGGTTATCCAGATGCTTGAAGGCGTTGTTGAAGTAAACGAACCTCAATGTCCATTCCCTTTCTCTGTTACCTATAATTAA